One Tetrapisispora phaffii CBS 4417 chromosome 3, complete genome DNA segment encodes these proteins:
- the RPL14A gene encoding 60S ribosomal protein eL14 (similar to Saccharomyces cerevisiae RPL14B (YHL001W) and RPL14A (YKL006W); ancestral locus Anc_2.505), which produces MSTDSIVKASNWRLVEVGRVVLVKTGPSAGKLAAIVEIINQKKVLIDGPETGVPRQTVILGHVVLTPLTFALTRGARTATVSKKWSSAGVTEKWATSTWAKKIAQRERRAALSDFERFQVMVLRKQKRFAVKKALAKA; this is translated from the exons atgtCCACCGATTCTATTGTTAAAGCTTCTAACTGGAGATTAGTCGAAGTTGGTCGTGTCGTTTTAGTCAAGACTGGCCCATCCGCTGGTAAACTAGCTGCCATTGTCGAAATTATTAACCAAAAGAAG GTTTTAATTGACGGTCCAGAAACTGGTGTCCCAAGACAAACTGTTATCTTAGGTCACGTTGTTTTAACTCCATTAACTTTTGCTTTAACCAGAGGTGCCAGAACCGCTACTGTTTCCAAGAAATGGAGTAGTGCTGGTGTCACCGAAAAGTGGGCTACCTCCACTTGGGCTAAGAAGATTGCTCAACGTGAAAGAAGAGCTGCTTTATCTGACTTCGAAAGATTCCAAGTTATGGTTTTAAGAAAGCAAAAGAGATTTGCTGTTAAGAAGGCTTTAGCCAAGGCTTAA
- the CAP1 gene encoding Cap1p (similar to Saccharomyces cerevisiae CAP1 (YKL007W); ancestral locus Anc_2.503), with product MASQFDSVIADIISDAPSGEITEIYEDLIKIVGESAKESILEAIEQYNIRNCIPIEVEGKQIIISEYNKDGVKFIDPITAISFSVDHLNRTGFDIGSSDISLSSVQEEIVKNLNEYTASDFSGEVTFGVYPIPNEEDKTSIIISSTKYNASNFWNGEWKSKYIFDSSSNSLEGEIDVDVHFYEDGNVSFKSNKKINLSSVNDAVSALKEVEVEFEKELDSSFSDLNEKQFKSLRRKLPITRSKVNWGKAIGNYRLGKDAAQGITN from the coding sequence aTGGCCTCTCAATTTGATTCAGTTATTGCTGATATTATTTCTGATGCACCAAGTGGTGAAATTACTGAAATCTACGAAGATTTGATTAAAATTGTTGGTGAATCTGCCAAAGAATCGATATTAGAAGCCATTGAACAATACAATATACGCAATTGTATCCCAATTGAAGTTGAAGGTAAGCAAATAATCATATCAGAATATAACAAGGATGGTGTAAAGTTCATTGATCCGATAACAGCTATTTCCTTTTCAGTTGACCATTTGAACCGTACAGGTTTTGATATTGGATCTAGTGATATCAGTTTAAGTTCTGttcaagaagaaattgttaaaaatttaaatgaatatactGCTTCTGATTTCTCTGGAGAAGTTACTTTTGGTGTCTATCCAATCCCTAATGAAGAAGACAAAACTTCGATTATTATCAGCAGTACCAAATATAACGCCTCAAATTTCTGGAATGGTGAATGGAAGTCaaagtatatttttgacAGCTCTTCTAACAGTTTGGAAGGTGAAATTGACGTTGACGTTCATTTTTATGAAGATGGTAACGTCAGTTTcaaatctaataaaaaaattaatttgtCTAGTGTTAATGATGCTGTTTCTGCATTAAAAGAGGTAGAAGTTGAATTcgaaaaagaattagatTCATCTTTCTCTGACCTGAATGAAAAGCAATTCAAATCCTTAAGAAGGAAATTACCAATCACTAGATCTAAGGTCAACTGGGGTAAAGCTATAGGTAATTACAGGTTGGGAAAAGACGCAGCACAAGGTATTACGAATTAG
- the HSE1 gene encoding ESCRT-0 subunit protein HSE1 (similar to Saccharomyces cerevisiae HSE1 (YHL002W); ancestral locus Anc_2.502), which yields MSSKIREKINKATSSSLREDNWQYILDVCDAIRKDPEDYGNQAVECILMNLKQNDANVIMRTLSLILSMAENCGSRIKQQIDNKRIIAVLNDLIENPIVHVTVKTKLVEIVRQLSKSFKSDPSLRYISDFYKQIKSNRKYSHLITNVKSKSASSTRNVRPPSDINLRSNDEDEDFQKALRLSLREFEVEKEKNESKVSQSQPEMQAQTHTQALQQSQILQQNGQPQKPNIIRKVRAMYELISQEENELSFRKGDVITVLEQVYRDWWRGTLHGKIGIFPLNYVTPIIELSNEDIIKENQQENNILSQKANIDQLQDYLQNMKNTGDLNLQDQQVNDLYGSVTPLRPQIAKMIGKYSQKKDDLTSLRQVLANAEVDYNKLLDRAASAYIPPPTPQSQVYQSAYDNRVELPQQPAQINSNMAPHTLQQPYNNYPHAPQQISSQYMPPQQVQSQNIPSQLQYSIQNQQYPQYQNQNLPQPQPQPQNNQ from the coding sequence ATGAGTAGTAAGATTAGAGAAAAGATCAATAAAGCTACTTCTTCCTCCTTGAGAGAAGATAACTGGCAATACATTCTAGATGTATGCGATGCCATTAGGAAAGATCCAGAGGACTATGGGAATCAAGCCGTTGAGTGTATCCTTATGAACTTGAAACAGAATGATGCTAATGTGATAATGAGAACCTTATCTTTGATTTTATCCATGGCAGAAAATTGTGGTTCACGGATTAAACAACAGATCGACAATAAGAGAATAATCGCTGTGTTGAACGATTTAATCGAGAATCCCATCGTTCATGTAACTGTGAAGACTAAACTCGTTGAAATTGTTAGACAATTATCAAAAAGTTTCAAGTCTGATCCTTCTTTGCGTTATATCAGTGATTTTTACAAACAAATCAAAtcaaatagaaaatatagTCATTTGATTACAAATGTAAAGAGTAAGTCGGCTTCAAGTACTAGAAACGTTAGACCACCATCTGATATTAATTTACGatcaaatgatgaagatgaagacTTTCAAAAAGCTTTACGATTATCATTAAGGGAATTCGAAGTtgaaaaagagaaaaatgAATCAAAAGTATCACAATCTCAACCAGAAATGCAAGCACAAACACACACGCAAGCCTTACAGCAATCGCAAATACTACAGCAAAACGGTCAGCCGCAAAAACctaatattattagaaaagtGAGAGCCATGTACGAACTTATATCACAAGAAGAGAATGAATTATCTTTTAGAAAAGGTGATGTTATAACAGTCTTAGAACAAGTTTATAGAGACTGGTGGAGAGGCACATTGCATGGAAAAATTGGTATTTTCCCATTAAATTATGTAACTCCGATAATAGAGCTCTCCAACGAAGATATAATAAAGGAGAACCaacaagaaaataatatattatctcAGAAAGCTAATATCGATCAGTTACAAgattatttacaaaatatgaaaaacaCTGGAGATTTGAATTTGCAAGACCAACAAGTTAATGATTTATATGGTTCCGTTACCCCATTGAGACCACAAATCGCCAAGATGATTGGTAAATATTCTCAAAAGAAAGATGATCTGACATCTTTGCGTCAAGTATTAGCAAATGCAGAAGTTGATTATAACAAACTATTAGATAGAGCAGCAAGCGCTTATATCCCACCACCTACGCCACAAAGTCAAGTTTACCAATCAGCATACGATAATAGAGTTGAGTTACCACAACAACCGGctcaaataaattcaaacatGGCACCGCACACACTTCAACAACCATATAATAACTATCCACATGCACCACAACAGATATCATCGCAATATATGCCCCCACAACAGGTACAATCACAAAATATTCCATCACAACTACAATACAGTATCCAAAACCAACAATATCCACAATATCAAAACCAGAATTTACCACAGCCACAACCACAACCacaaaataatcaataa
- the TPHA0C04030 gene encoding TLC domain-containing protein (similar to Saccharomyces cerevisiae LAG1 (YHL003C) and LAC1 (YKL008C); ancestral locus Anc_2.501) encodes MSDDKGTNHHDNGDNMSLKPVVKTRSRRTSSVGNINLGDTISSISTMKLTKEQKLASKERLKELNRNIDNNDKDLARKIWLSYLEINYRRVWLTPLLILLIVYFAYYTSGNKTESNPLYQFINISYQVGDTDQYGKGIKDLSFVAFHMVFFTFLREFLMDAIIKPITINKLKITKTHKVKRIMEQVYSIIYYGTSGPFGIYIMYHSDLWLFKTETMYATYPNFYNSYLYKFFYLGQASFWAQQACVLVLQLEKPRKDYNELIFHHVVTLLLIWSSYVFHFTRMGLAIYITMDVSDLFLSLSKLSNYLELGCTPVIFFIFIAVWVYLRHIVNIKILWSVLTEFRTVGSYTLNFATSQYKCWISLPIVFTLIAALQLVNLYWLFLIFRILYRLIWLDIQKDERSESSSEDEDTPSSEFHSESKEDI; translated from the coding sequence ATGTCTGATGATAAAGGAACTAATCACCATGACAACGGTGACAATATGAGTTTAAAACCAGTCGTCAAGACTAGAAGTAGAAGAACTTCATCCGTTGGGAACATTAATTTGGGTGATACGATTTCGAGCATATCAACTATGAAATTGACTAAAGAACAGAAGCTTGCCTCTAAGGAAagattaaaagaattaaatagaaatatagataataatgacaaaGATTTGGCCAGAAAAATTTGGCTTTCTTATTTGGAGATTAATTACAGACGTGTTTGGTTAACTCCTTTACTTATATTGTTGATTGTTTATTTTGCTTATTATACTTCAGGTAATAAGACTGAGTCTAACCCATTGTATCAATTCATTAACATTTCGTATCAAGTTGGTGATACAGATCAATATGGTAAAGGTATCAAGGATTTATCATTCGTTGCGTTCCATATGGTTTTCTTTACTTTCTTAAGAGAATTCCTAATGGATGCTATAATCAAACCAATTActatcaataaattaaagattaCAAAGACTCATAAAGTTAAGAGAATTATGGAACAAGTATATTCTATCATTTATTATGGTACTTCAGGTCCATTTGGAATTTACATCATGTACCATTCAGACTTATGGTTATTTAAAACTGAAACAATGTACGCAACTTATCCAAATTTCTATAATTCATACTTATacaaattcttttatttggGTCAAGCTTCATTTTGGGCTCAACAAGCGTGTGTTCTAGTTTTACAATTAGAAAAACCAAGAAAGGATTACAATGAATTGATTTTCCATCATGTCGTCACTTTGCTATTAATTTGGTCATCTTATGTGTTCCATTTCACAAGAATGGGTTTAGCAATTTATATCACAATGGATGTCTCAGATTTGTTTTTATCActatcaaaattatctaaTTATTTGGAGTTAGGATGCACCCCAGttatcttttttatattcatcGCTGTTTGGGTATATTTACGCCATATTGTGAAcatcaaaattttatgGTCAGTTTTAACAGAATTCCGTACTGTTGGATCATATACGTTGAATTTCGCTACTTCACAGTATAAATGTTGGATTTCTTTACCAATTGTATTTACGTTGATTGCTGCTTTACAGTTAGTAAACTTATATTGGCTATTTTTGATCTTCAGAATTTTATACAGATTAATCTGGTTAGATATTCAAAAAGATGAAAGAAGTGAATCATCATCGGAAGATGAAGACACTCCTTCCAGTGAATTCCATTCAGAATCAAAAGAGGACATTTAA
- the MRT4 gene encoding mRNA turnover protein MRT4 (similar to Saccharomyces cerevisiae MRT4 (YKL009W); ancestral locus Anc_2.498) codes for MPRSKRSKLVTLAQTDKKGRENKERIFDEIRESLDTFRYCWILYLDDVRTPVLQDIRTAWTGSKLILGKRKVLEKALGENRENEYKENIFKLSKLCKGVTGLLFTNEDVETTKAYFESYTRMDYSRPNSRAPLTFTIPEGIVYSRGGQVPIEEDVPMVHSLEPTLRNKFEIPTKIKAGKITLEAPYLVCEEGKKLDVKQALILKQFGVAASEFKVKVVAYYDNESTTVETVNINMEED; via the coding sequence ATGCCTAGATCAAAACGTTCCAAGCTAGTTACTTTAGCCCAAACTGACAAGAAAGGTAGAGAGAACAAAGAAAGAATTTTCGATGAGATCAGAGAATCATTAGACACTTTCAGATACTGCTGGATCCTGTATTTGGACGATGTTAGAACTCCAGTTTTACAAGATATTAGAACTGCTTGGACTGgttcaaaattaatattaggTAAAAGAAAAGTCTTGGAAAAGGCTTTAGGTGAAAACAGAGAAAATGAATACaaggaaaatatttttaaattgaGTAAACTATGTAAGGGTGTCACTGGTTTATTATTCACAAACGAAGATGTCGAAACCACTAAAGCATATTTTGAATCATATACAAGAATGGATTACTCAAGACCAAACTCTAGAGCCCCATTAACTTTCACTATCCCAGAAGGTATTGTATACTCTCGTGGTGGTCAAGTTCCAATCGAAGAAGATGTCCCAATGGTACATTCTTTAGAACCAACTTTAAGAAATAAGTTTGAAATCCCAACGAAGATCAAAGCAGGTAAGATCACTTTAGAAGCACCTTACTTAGTTTGTGAAGAGGGTAAAAAATTAGACGTCAAACAAGcattaatattgaaacaattTGGTGTTGCCGCCTCTGAGTTTAAGGTTAAGGTCGTTGCCTACTATGACAATGAATCTACTACTGTTGAAACAGTCAACATCAATATGGAAGAAGATTAA
- the SFT1 gene encoding Sft1p (similar to Saccharomyces cerevisiae SFT1 (YKL006C-A); ancestral locus Anc_2.504): MSTSNYPQLEGRNDQQLESLANKLATFRNINQEIGDQAVNDNSLINSLSNSFDSMLNNLKHTSGRLTRSLKSGSNIWRMVGLALLTFFILYNLYKFF; the protein is encoded by the exons ATGTCAACCTCCAATTACCCACAGCTAGAAGGAAGA AATGATCAACAACTAGAAAGTCTAGCCAACAAATTGGCTACATTTAGAAACATTAATCAGGAAATAGGTGATCAAGCtgttaatgataatagTCTGATCAATAGTTTATCTAATTCTTTCGATTCAATGTTGAATAACTTGAAACATACATCAGGAAGATTGACAAGATCTCTGAAGTCAGGGAGTAACATATGGAGAATGGTTGGTTTAGCATTACTGAcgtttttcattttatataatttatataaatttttctag
- the HEM2 gene encoding porphobilinogen synthase HEM2 (similar to Saccharomyces cerevisiae HEM2 (YGL040C); ancestral locus Anc_4.70) — protein MPHTAEYINFEGTSNNVEITSILSGGYNHPLLREWQNERQLTTNMLIFPIFLSDIEDDETAIDSLPNIKRFGVNKIVAYLKPLVEKGLRSVILFGVPLKEGAKDAYGTNADDPNGPVIQGIKILKKNFPNLYIICDVCLCEYTSHGHCGILDDSGAIDLNPSVSRIAAVAINYAKAGAHCVAPSDMIDGRIQMIKKGLLSNGLANKTFVLSYSAKFSGNLYGPFRDAACSSPSSGDRKCYQLPSGGRGLARRALKRDLQEGADGIIVKPSTFYLDIMRDAAEICHDLPVCAYHVSGEFAMLHAAAEKNVVDLKTIVLESHQGFLRAGARLIITYFAPELLDWLKESQ, from the coding sequence ATGCCACATACAGCcgaatatattaattttgaaggTACATCTAATAACGTCGAGATCACATCGATTTTATCTGGTGGTTACAACCATCCGTTATTGAGAGAATGGCAAAATGAAAGACAATTGACTACCAATATGTTgatttttccaatttttttatcagacattgaagatgatgaaacTGCTATTGATTCTTTACCTAATATCAAGAGATTTGGAGTTAACAAAATAGTGGCTTATTTGAAACCATTGGTCGAGAAAGGATTAAGAAGTGTTATATTGTTTGGCGTTCCATTGAAAGAAGGTGCCAAAGATGCATACGGTACAAATGCTGATGATCCAAATGGCCCAGTTATTCAAGgtattaaaattttgaaaaaaaatttccCTAATTTATACATTATTTGTGATGTCTGTTTATGTGAATATACATCTCATGGACATTGTGGGATTTTAGATGACTCTGGTGCCATTGACCTAAACCCAAGTGTTTCCAGAATAGCTGCAGTAGCCATAAATTATGCCAAAGCAGGTGCCCATTGTGTTGCTCCATCTGATATGATTGATGGTAGAATCCAGATGATCAAGAAAGGTTTATTAAGCAATGGCTTAGCCAATAAAACTTTTGTTCTATCATACTCTGCCAAATTCAGTGGTAACTTATACGGACCATTCAGAGATGCCGCATGTTCGTCACCTTCAAGTGGTGACCGTAAATGTTACCAATTGCCATCTGGAGGTAGAGGCCTAGCAAGAAGAGCATTGAAGAGAGATCTACAAGAAGGTGCCGATGGTATTATTGTAAAACCTTCAACTTTCTATTTGGATATCATGAGAGATGCTGCTGAAATTTGTCACGACCTACCAGTCTGTGCGTACCATGTAAGTGGTGAATTTGCGATGTTACATGCTGCTGCTGAGAAAAACGTTGTTGATTTGAAGACTATTGTATTAGAATCTCATCAAGGTTTCTTGAGAGCTGGTGCAAGATTAATCATCACATACTTCGCACCTGAACTATTAGATTGGCTCAAAGAATCTCAATAA